The genomic stretch TGGGTCCACCACCACGTCGCGGCCCCAGACGGCGTCCAGGATTTCGCCTCGGGGCAGGGCCCGGTCCTGGTGCCGCAGCAGGAAGGCCAGCAGGTCGAACTCCGTGCGCGTCAGCTCCACCACTGAACCGTCCGCGCGCGACACCTGCCGCCGGCCCAGGTCCAGGGTGAAGCCGCTGAATCCCATCTGCTCCGGCGGCGCCGTGCCGGAGCGGCGCACCAGGGCGCGTACCCGGGCCAGCAACTCCCGCAGCCGGTAGGGCTTGGTGAGGTAGTCCTGCGCGCCCACCTCGAAGCCCCTGAGGATGTCGTCCTCCAGGGAGCGCGCGGTGAGCATCAGCACCATGCTCTTGTTGCCCTGTGTCCGCAGCCGGCGGCAGAAGCTGTAGCCGTCCTCGCCGGGCAGCATGACGTCCAGGATGAGCAGGTCGAACGCACGCTCTTGCAGCAGCCGCTCCGCGTCGCGGGTGCTGGGGGCCTCGGCGACGAGGTAGCCCTCGTCCAGCAGGTTGTCCCGGAGGCCGACGCGCAGGTGGGCGTCGTCCTCGACGATGAGGATGGCGGGACGGAGGGGCGGGGTGGATGTGGCGGTGTTCATCGAGCCGGCTCGTTGAATATCAGCGCGAAGGTGGTGCCGTCGGGTCCCGAGGAGGCCACCTGGATGTCGCCCCGGTGCAGCTTCATGATTTTGCGGCACAGGGCAAGGCCCAGCCCGCTGCCATGGACCTCCGTCCCGGGCACCGTCAGCCGGTAGAAGTCCAGGAAGGCGTTCTCCCATTCGGACTCGGGGATGCCGATGCCGTTGTCCTGGAAGAGCACCGTGCAGCCGTAGCCGGGAATCATCTGCGCGCGGATGGAGATTTCGACGGGGCTTCTCCGGTTGTAGGCGCACGCGTTGCGGCCCAGGTTGGAGAACAACATCCGCAGCAGGCCCGGGTCCGCTTCCAGCTCCACGCCTTCCAGTTCCGAGGTGATGTGGACGGGGACGTTGGTCGCGACGGCCAGGTCGTCGCGCAACGGGTGGATGAGCTCCTCCAACCGCACGCGCGAGGTCCGCAGCGTCCAGCGGCCCTTGTCGATGCGGTTGAACGACAGGATGTTCTCCACCAGGAAGTGCAGCCCGTCCGCGGCCTGGACGATGCGCGCCGGGTAGTCGCGCACCTCCGGCGCCTGCGCCAGCTTCCGCTCCAGCGTCTCACCCAGCAGGCGGATGGAGGCCAGGGGCGTGCGCAGCTCGTGGGAGACGGTGGCCACGAAGTCGCTCTTGAGCTCCAGGAAGCGGTACTTGCGCTGCTGGGCCACCACCGCGAGCGCGACGATGGCCACCGCGAGCCCGCCGCACACGGCCACCAGCAGCGTCTTCAGCCCGTAGCGCGCGTCGATGTCCGCCTCCTGCCGCGCCCACTGTGGCATGTCCACCGCCAGTTTCAGCGTGCTCAGAGGGAGGACGGCGCCGCCCGCGCGCAGTCGCAGGCGCCCCGTCGCGTCGAAGAGGCCGCGCGCCTGCATGTCCTGGGTGATGGGCTGGAGCATCGCCTCCATGTCCACCGCGATGCCGTACACCGCCTCGCCGCGCAGCGCCACGTACCAGGACTCGCCCAGGAGGGTGGGCTCGTAGATCTCCTCGGGAATCACCAGCATGCCCGCGCCCGCCTCGCCCACTCGGGCCAGGAAGTCGCCCGTGGGCTCGTCCAGCGCGGCGCTCACCCGGACGATGCGCGCATGGAGGAAGTCGAAGTCCGCCTGTGTGAAGCGTGAACGCTCGCGCAGCACGTCCCGTTGCAGCCCCGACGCCCGGGCGAAGCCGCCCAGGTCCTCCGGGAGGCCCTCTCGCAGCAGGGCCCGCACCAGCGGCGTGGTGGTGGGGCCGCGCTGGAGCCGCTCCACCACCAGCAGCAGGAAGGGCAGCTCCTGCTCGGGTGTCAGCCGGTTCGCCGCGTGGTAGCGCAGCAGCTCCTCCACGCGGGTGGCCGCGCCCCGCGCGTCCTGGGCCGCCAGCGCGGCCTCCACCGCGCGCAGCCGCGTGAGGCGGGGTTCCCATTCCCCCGCGGGGGCGCCGTCCTTCAGCCTCGCGCCCAGCCGGGCATGCACGTCCCGCGCGGGCGTTCCGGTGCCCGGCATGGGGATGGTGAGGCGCGGCAGGAACTGGTAGCCGCGGAAGTTGATGTAGTAGCCCTCGCCAGGCTCGAGTGGGTCTCCCACGGCGGCGTGGAGGGTGGGGATGCTCTCATCGAGCTTCTTCGCCAGGTTCTGCCGCAGGGCCTCTTCGGCCGCGTGGGCCAGCGCGTCCCGGCGCGAGCGCAGCTGCGCGTGGGCGTCATCACGCTCCTGGCTGAAGATGCGCTGGAGGCTGACCAGCCCCCAGCCAAGGGCCAGGAGGCCACAACCCAGGGCGACGAGCGTAGGAAGGAGCCGGCGCAGCATGTGGAGCCGCCGCTGACTATCGCACAGCCGCCTTCCCCCAGAGGCTTTTCACTTCAGCCTCCTGGCCGGGGCGAGTGTCCTGGGCCGGTGAGCGGGCGGACTTCGGGTCCACGTCCGGACAGCCCCCGTGCCGCGCGGCTGGCGTGGGACGTCCCCACCGGGGAGGTTGGGGATGGAGGTTCACGCATGCGCGTCGTGTTTCCCTTGTCACGGCCCTGGCCGGGGGGGCCGGTGGTGCTCTGGGGTGGAGCGCTTCCGGCGGGCAGTCTGAAGTACCTGACGTTCTCCCATCACCTCCAGTCCGCGCCCGCGGAGACGAAGGGCCTGGTGGAGCTATCCGGCGCGTCGTCGGCGCTGGCGCTGGATGCGCTGGGCCGCGAGCGCGGGCTGCCGGTGGTGGCCCTCACGGACACGATGGGCACCGCGTACCTGCGCGCCAACGGCTTCGGTGGGGAGGTGCGCACCGTGCACGGCTTCACGCAGGCCTGGGAGCTGGCGCTGGACTACGAGCGCCAGGGCTGGTTCTGGCCCCGGCAACTCGCCAATGGGGCGCTGGTGGAGAGCGTGGAGTCGTGGACCACGCGGCTGCTCGACATCGTCCGGGACGTGTATCCCGCCGTGCGCTGCGTGGTGTGTGGCTTCGGCACGGGGGCCACCGTCGCGGGGCTGTACCGGCCCTTCTCCGCCGCGGGCTATGAGGTGGTGGGCTTGCAACCCGCGTCCGGCAGGACGATGCCCGGCTGGCGGCGCTGGGCGGAGCAGAGCCTGGGCTCCAAGGACCTCTTCTACCCGTACCGCGAGGATGTGCCCCTGGAGACGGCGGACGCGAAGGCGGTGGACGCGCTCGCCGCGCTGCTGGCCTGGGCACGCTCGGAGCGGCGGCCAGAGGAGGTACTCGTCATCTCCCACAACGCGAGGCCCCCGTTCGAATGACGGGGGCCTCCGTCACGGCACTTCAGCGGCCGCGGCCCTGGCCACCGCGCTGACCGCCCGGAGGGCCACCCACGGTCCGGTCCTCGCGGCGCAGCGACTGGTACTGGGAGCGCTGGCCCTCGTCGAGGATGGCGTTCATCTCCTGGTCGGTCTGCTGGCTCTCGGTGCGCAGCGCCTGGCGCATGTCGCGCACGGTCTTCGTGCCGGCGCGGACCTCCTCCATGAGCGCCTGGCGCTTGGTGGACTCGGCCTCCAGCCGGCGCGTCAGCGTCTGCTCCTGGGTGTAGTTCAGCCGAGCGTCGGTGACGAACTTGCGCACGCGCTCCTTCTGCTGCGCCTGCTGCTGAACCTGCGCCTGCTGCCACTGCTGCTGCCGCTCGGCGCGCTGCTCGTTGCGCATCTCGTCCTGGACGTTGCGCACCGCGTCCTTGAGGTAGTCGCGGCCGCCCTCGGAGTTCAGCGCTTCGCCGGCGACCATGCCGCGCACCTCGGCGCGCAGTTGCTCCACCTCCGCCGCGAGCGCCGCGGGCGGCGGAGAGGCCACCACCTTCCCATCCGCCGTCAACGTGGGGCGCCGCTCCACCTCCATCAGCCGCCGGGACAGGCTGATGGACGTGTCCTCCAGGGCTTTTACCCGGCGCTCCAGGTTGATGACGTCCGCGGCGACGCTGGTGGGCTGCTCGGGCGGAGGGGACGGGGGCGGAGCCTGCACCGTCTCTCGTGGACTCCAGAGGGCCACCACGAGCGCCGTGGCGGCAAGGAAGAGGGCGGCAATGCTGGCGAGCTTGTTCACGTCTACTCCGACGGAAGCTGGAACGACTTATTCCATATCAGGAGCTGTCCAGCCCCGTCCGCCCACCTGTCGGGAGGGAAATCGCCCCGGAGAGGCCCCGATGGGTCGCCCGGATGCCCGCTTCCCGGCCGCCCCCGGCGCGAGGCCTACTCCGCGCGCAGGGACACCGACGGCGGGACACGGCTTGCCCGCAGCGCGGGCAGCCAGCAGGCGACCAGGGAGATGACCGACAGCGCCACGGCCACGCCCAGGAAGATGTCCGGAGCGAAGGGCTCCACGCCATAGAGGGTCGCCGCCATGAGGCGGGTGCAGCCGAAGGCCGCGATGAGCCCCACGCCCACGCCCGCCGCGGTCAGCCGCAGGCCCTGGCCGAGCACCAGCCCCAGCACCTGCTGGGGATGGGCCCCCAGCGCCATCCGGATGCCCAGCTCCCGCGTCCGTTGGCTCACCGAATACGCCAGCACGCCGTAGACGCCGACACCGGCTAGGAGGACGGCGAGCACGGCGAAGGCCGCCAGCAGCCGTGTCGTGGCCCTGGGGCGGAGCAGGATTTTCTCCACGCGCTCGGTGAAGGGCAGCAAGTCGTAGATGGGCTGTTCGGCGTCCACCGCCTTGACTTCCTCGCGCAGCGCGGCCAGCGCCGATGCAGACGGGCCTTGGGTGCGCACCAGCATCGTCATGGCCCGCAGGGGAAATTGCGCGAAGGGCACGTAGCTCTCGGGTTCCGCGGGCTCCGTGAGCGTCTGGTGACGGACGTCCTCCACCACGCCGACGATTTCCCGGAAGGGCTGCTCTTCAGACCAGCTCAGCTGCACCCGCCGGCCAAGGGCCTCCCCGCCACCGAGGAACTTCCGGACGAAGGCCTCGTTGACGATGATGATGGGCGCGCTCTTCTCCGTGTCCTGGGGCCCGAAGTCGCGGCCCTGTCGCACGCCAATGCGCATCGCGGAGAAGTAGCCGGGCGAGGCCACCCGGTACTCGGTGTAGTACCGCTCGCTAGGCGAGGCCGAGCCACCTTCCAGGAAGAAGTCCCCGCCGGAGCCCGAGCCCCCCAGCGGCGCGTCGTTGATGAAGCCCACCGCCTCCACCCCGGGTCGTGCCATCAGCCGCTCCGCGACGCCTTCGAAGAAGGCCCGCTTGCGCGCGTCCTCCTGGTACGCGTCGGGGGCGAGCGTCAGCTGCGCGGCGACGACCCCCTCCGCGTCGAAGCCAGGGTCCACCGCCTGGATGTTCTGCAGCGAGCGCACGATGAGACCCGTGCCCACCATCAGCACCAGCGCGAGCGCGAGCTGCACCATGACGAGCGCGCTGCGCAGCGGATGCCCGGAGCGCGCGCCCACGGCGCTGCCGGATTGCCGCAGCAGCGGCAGCACGTTCATCCCCGACGCATGCATCGCGGGCGCCAGGCCGAAGAGCAGGCCGGTGCCCACCGATAGCAGCACGCTGAAGCCCAGGACGGTGCCGTTGAGCTCCAGCGGCGCCACGCGCAGCATGCTGGCGGGCAGCAGGGTGCGCACCAGCTCCATGCCCCACAGCATCAGCAAGAGCCCCAGCACGCCGCCGAAGAGGGACAGCAGCACGCTCTCCACCAGGGACTGCTGGAGCCGCCGTCCCTGGCTGGCGCCCAGCGCCGCCCGGATGGCGCCGTCCCGCTGCCGGGACAACGTGCGTACCAGCATGAGGTTGGCCACGTTGGCGCACGCGATGAGCAGCACGAAGCCCACCGCCACCCACAGCATCCACAGCACATCCCGCGTGTTCGTCGTGAGGTGGTCCTGCCAGCCCGTCACCCGCACGGTGTGGCGCTTCTGCCCTGGCTCGGGGTGGCCAATGCCCTGCGCCGCGCGCTCCAGGTCCGCTCGGGCCGCCTCCAGTGAGACGCCCGGTGCCAGCCGCCCCAGCACCGACTGGTAGTGGTTGCCATGCCGCTGCGGGTCCTGCCACTCGGGGACCCACACATCCGTGTCCTCGGCGAACTCGGGGAACGAGAAGTCCTCCGGCAGCACGCCCACCACCGCGTGGCTCCGGCCGTTGAGCACCAGCGTCTGGCCCACCACGTCCGGGACGCCGCCGAGCGCCCGCTGCCAGTAGCCATGGCTCACCAACACCACGGAGGTGTCACCTCCGGGCGGCGCGTCCTCTTCACGGAGGTCGCGCCCCTGCGCGGGTTGCACCCCCAGCACGGAGAAGAAGTTGGGGGTGATGCGCGCCGCCCGCACCCGCTCGGGCTCGTCCGTTCCCGTCCGGTTGAGGCTGGTGCGTCCGAAGCCCGCGAGCTGGCTGAAGCCCTTCGAATGCTCACGCCAGCCGAGCAGCTCCGGTGCCGCCACCGAGGCGTGGCTCACCGACTCCTGCACGCACCAGATACGGACCAGGGATTCGGGGAGGGGAAAGGGCAGGGGCCGCAGCAGCATCGCGTGGATGGCGCTGAACAGGACGGCGTTCGCCCCGATGACCAGCGCCAGCGTGAGGCCCGCGGCCAGCGTGAAGCCGGGGGTTCGTGTCAGGGTGCGTATCGCGTAGCGGAGGTCTTGGAGGAGCGAATCCATGGCTGCGGCCATGAGCGAAGGACATGCCAACCGCCTCGCGGGCGCAACCACTGGGCATGTGGAGGGTGGCCTCCCCGGAGCACGCCCTGGGAGTGCGCGGATGCGGGAAGGCCCGTCCCGGAAACGGACAGGCCCGCGACGGGACGCCCGCTCACCGGCGCGTCAGTGGACGTCCCACCGGGCGGCGATTTCCTCGCACGCCAGCCGGACGTCGTTCATCCGGCGCTGCTGGGCCTTGGGCGCCTGGAAGAGCCGGCCCGCGAAGACGTCGAACACGCCCACCAGCCGCGGGTCCACCGGGCCGCGCTGCTCCAGCCGCTCCTCGGCGTAACGCTGGAGCACCGTGGCGATGTATTGCCCGGAGCGCTCGTCCAGCGGCGTGTGCTTGGAGAAGTAGAGCTTCAGCAGTCCGGAGCGCATCAGCCCCTGGGCATCCACACTGCGCAGCAGCACGTCCGGGCGCACGCTGATGTCCACGCCCGCCAGCGCCAGCGGCGGCAGGTCCGCGTCCACGGGGCTGGCAATCGCGCGGGTGGCCAGACCCCCCGCGGACACCAGGCAACGCTGGAGCGCCTCCGCGCACAGGGCCAGCCGGTGCGCGTCGTAGTCGGATTCCGGCTGGGCGTTGAGGAGCCGCCGCTGGTGGTAGCGGAGGATGACCTCGTCCCGGCCTTCACACAGGAACTCGAT from Myxococcus xanthus encodes the following:
- a CDS encoding response regulator transcription factor → MNTATSTPPLRPAILIVEDDAHLRVGLRDNLLDEGYLVAEAPSTRDAERLLQERAFDLLILDVMLPGEDGYSFCRRLRTQGNKSMVLMLTARSLEDDILRGFEVGAQDYLTKPYRLRELLARVRALVRRSGTAPPEQMGFSGFTLDLGRRQVSRADGSVVELTRTEFDLLAFLLRHQDRALPRGEILDAVWGRDVVVDPRTVDNFVSSLKKKLGWTSTSGFSIHTIRGVGYRMEVASS
- a CDS encoding sensor histidine kinase produces the protein MLRRLLPTLVALGCGLLALGWGLVSLQRIFSQERDDAHAQLRSRRDALAHAAEEALRQNLAKKLDESIPTLHAAVGDPLEPGEGYYINFRGYQFLPRLTIPMPGTGTPARDVHARLGARLKDGAPAGEWEPRLTRLRAVEAALAAQDARGAATRVEELLRYHAANRLTPEQELPFLLLVVERLQRGPTTTPLVRALLREGLPEDLGGFARASGLQRDVLRERSRFTQADFDFLHARIVRVSAALDEPTGDFLARVGEAGAGMLVIPEEIYEPTLLGESWYVALRGEAVYGIAVDMEAMLQPITQDMQARGLFDATGRLRLRAGGAVLPLSTLKLAVDMPQWARQEADIDARYGLKTLLVAVCGGLAVAIVALAVVAQQRKYRFLELKSDFVATVSHELRTPLASIRLLGETLERKLAQAPEVRDYPARIVQAADGLHFLVENILSFNRIDKGRWTLRTSRVRLEELIHPLRDDLAVATNVPVHITSELEGVELEADPGLLRMLFSNLGRNACAYNRRSPVEISIRAQMIPGYGCTVLFQDNGIGIPESEWENAFLDFYRLTVPGTEVHGSGLGLALCRKIMKLHRGDIQVASSGPDGTTFALIFNEPAR
- a CDS encoding pyridoxal-phosphate dependent enzyme, which produces MRVVFPLSRPWPGGPVVLWGGALPAGSLKYLTFSHHLQSAPAETKGLVELSGASSALALDALGRERGLPVVALTDTMGTAYLRANGFGGEVRTVHGFTQAWELALDYERQGWFWPRQLANGALVESVESWTTRLLDIVRDVYPAVRCVVCGFGTGATVAGLYRPFSAAGYEVVGLQPASGRTMPGWRRWAEQSLGSKDLFYPYREDVPLETADAKAVDALAALLAWARSERRPEEVLVISHNARPPFE
- a CDS encoding ABC transporter permease, with protein sequence MDSLLQDLRYAIRTLTRTPGFTLAAGLTLALVIGANAVLFSAIHAMLLRPLPFPLPESLVRIWCVQESVSHASVAAPELLGWREHSKGFSQLAGFGRTSLNRTGTDEPERVRAARITPNFFSVLGVQPAQGRDLREEDAPPGGDTSVVLVSHGYWQRALGGVPDVVGQTLVLNGRSHAVVGVLPEDFSFPEFAEDTDVWVPEWQDPQRHGNHYQSVLGRLAPGVSLEAARADLERAAQGIGHPEPGQKRHTVRVTGWQDHLTTNTRDVLWMLWVAVGFVLLIACANVANLMLVRTLSRQRDGAIRAALGASQGRRLQQSLVESVLLSLFGGVLGLLLMLWGMELVRTLLPASMLRVAPLELNGTVLGFSVLLSVGTGLLFGLAPAMHASGMNVLPLLRQSGSAVGARSGHPLRSALVMVQLALALVLMVGTGLIVRSLQNIQAVDPGFDAEGVVAAQLTLAPDAYQEDARKRAFFEGVAERLMARPGVEAVGFINDAPLGGSGSGGDFFLEGGSASPSERYYTEYRVASPGYFSAMRIGVRQGRDFGPQDTEKSAPIIIVNEAFVRKFLGGGEALGRRVQLSWSEEQPFREIVGVVEDVRHQTLTEPAEPESYVPFAQFPLRAMTMLVRTQGPSASALAALREEVKAVDAEQPIYDLLPFTERVEKILLRPRATTRLLAAFAVLAVLLAGVGVYGVLAYSVSQRTRELGIRMALGAHPQQVLGLVLGQGLRLTAAGVGVGLIAAFGCTRLMAATLYGVEPFAPDIFLGVAVALSVISLVACWLPALRASRVPPSVSLRAE